In Eriocheir sinensis breed Jianghai 21 chromosome 50, ASM2467909v1, whole genome shotgun sequence, one genomic interval encodes:
- the LOC126982251 gene encoding zinc finger protein 706-like — MARGHQKAQSQERNKAKQAALKKSGHNANSQKKAAMKALTFQCVICKSMMPDPKTYRQHYENKHPSSELPEELKNM; from the exons ATGGCTCGTGGACATCAGAAGGCGCAGTCCCAGGAGCGTAACAAGGCCAAGCAGGCGGCCCTCAAGAAGAGCGGCCACAATGCTAACTCGCAGAAGAAGGCCGCCATGAAGGCCCTCACCTTCCAGTGCGTTATATGTAAG aGCATGATGCCTGACCCCAAGACGTACCGCCAGCACTACGAAAACAAGCACCCAAGTTCCGAGCTGCCGGAGGAACTCAAGAACATGTGA